The sequence below is a genomic window from Candidatus Methylomirabilota bacterium.
GGGGCTTTTGCATGGACTAAAAGATCTTGGGGTAAAAGGATTAACTAAACCGATCACAAGCGATGAGCTGGATGCAGTCACGGCCGCGCTGGTGGGACGGTGGTTTCTTCAGGGGAAGGGCGAAATGCTTGGGGGAGACGAAGGGATACTCATCCCGAAAAGCCGGCGTAGGCATGTCAGCCTGAAGGGGGAAAAAAGAATTGAGAGTGCGGCCCCAATCCTAATGGTTATTGTAATAAGAGGAGCGATTCTTCAACCAGGGAAAGATGTTGTGACAGCCTGCAGAGAGTTTATGCAGGAGGTAGAGCGTTGCAACGCAAAGGAGTGAAAAAGAAAGGGAGTGTCTATTTAGTCAACAAAAGATTTGACCCCATTCTCCCATTCCAATACCCCATTCCGACATCACGAACACAAAGGCGACCTGACGGTCTTGGACGAGAACACTGAGGACCCTTGGCGGTTAGCAACTGTCGCGTCGCTTCGTCAGCCGTCATCCCGCCGCAGCATTTCCCTGGCCTTGAGGTACTTGTTCAGGCGGTGGGAGTCGCGCTCGGTGAGGCTGGGCAAGCGGCTCACGTCCAGGTTGTCGGCCAGGTCCGCCAGTTTGACCGCCCGGGCCAGGGGGTTGGCTTTGATCCGGGCGACGTAGGCGAAGTAGTTGGCCTCGCTGCCGTCGTCGTCGTGGTGGGTGAGCAGCCGCAAGGCGGCGAGCGCTTCCTCGGACAGGCCGAGAGCAGCCAGGTCCTCGAAGGTGGCCTCGGAATCCTCCACCACGTCGTGGAGCACCGCCACCACGCGCGCCTCCTCGCTAGTCATGGCGGCCATCAAGCGGAGCGGATGCAGAATATAGGGCTGGCCCGCCTTGTCGATTTGGCCCCGATGGACCTCCAGGGCCAACCCGATCGCTCGTTCCAGCACGGAAGCCGTCATCGCGTGAATCCTCTTTCCTCTCGATCAATCGCCAGAGTCGCGGCCGATAGAGTCTACGGCCTCAGAGGTTCGAATCGGACGCCGACCCGCCGACCCACGGCGGCCCAGTCGCGCTCACCGGAACGACCGTTACCGCTGGAGCCCCCTTCGCCACCGGAACCACCCCCGCCACCAGCGCCACTCCTGCTGGGAGTCGCCCAATTCTTGGGTTTTCTCGGTTACGTAGTCTCGCGCGGAGAACCGGCTCGAACCTCCGACGATGAATGGATCACTTCCGTACAACGACCAGGTGGCTGATAGCTCTTCGAGCTTAACACCCTGTTTCAGCATGTCGCGCAGATCTTCATCCACAACCTTCTTGCATTTCGCGACCGCCTCCTCGTAGGTGGAGAACTCACCAATTTTTAATCGGTGCTCTTCATCCATGTAGTGGAAATTGTCGTCAAGCATGACTGGATAACGCTTCTCATTCATCGGGACATTGTATCAGCCGATACCCCCAGATGGTGCAAAATCCGGCCTTAATGGAGGTCGAAGTGGCCGTATCATGGAATCATGAGCCGCATCTTGGCCTGATGGGACCGGCCTTCGACTGCCAAACTGCCCCTGGCAGCTCAATTCGGCTCGATATTTCCTCGTCCGGACACACATCCCCTCCTTATCATTCCAGTTTTTCGCTCCATTGAGGCCGCCACCAAAGCCAGTGGCCGTAGTCTATCGATTCGCAACAGGATCTTTCGAAACAGATCACGTGGCACGGCAAGGCGATGTCCCTTTGTCTGTTGAAATTCGTGAGGCAGGCATCGCTGGTTGATCAGGCTATGCGGCTTTCATGATGGTTTCAATGGCGCTGTCGGCTTGAGCCTTTCGCATGTGGTCTTGCAGGGCGCCGCGGAGGA
It includes:
- a CDS encoding GTP pyrophosphokinase, which gives rise to MTASVLERAIGLALEVHRGQIDKAGQPYILHPLRLMAAMTSEEARVVAVLHDVVEDSEATFEDLAALGLSEEALAALRLLTHHDDDGSEANYFAYVARIKANPLARAVKLADLADNLDVSRLPSLTERDSHRLNKYLKAREMLRRDDG